The following coding sequences lie in one Osmerus mordax isolate fOsmMor3 chromosome 13, fOsmMor3.pri, whole genome shotgun sequence genomic window:
- the LOC136954978 gene encoding ras-specific guanine nucleotide-releasing factor 1-like, protein MQKGMRLNDGHITYLALLAKKDGTRRGCLSKKSSDNTKWHAKWFALLQNMLFYFENDSSSRPSGLYLLEGCVCDRAPSPKPSLSAKECLEKQYYFTVTFNHDNQKALELRTEDVKDCDEWVAAITQASYRNLATEHETLMQKYLHLLQIVETEKTVAKQLRQQIEDGEIEIERLKSEIAGLLKDNEKIQSSPEVPPSDDDTEIKKIKKVQSFLRGWICRRKWKTIIQDYIRSPHAESMRKRNQVVFSMLEAEAEYVQQLHILVNNFLRPLRMAASSKKPPITHDDVSSIFLNSETIMFLHQIFYQGLKARIASWPTLVLADLFDILLPMLNIYQEFVRNHQYSLQILAHCKQNRDFDKLLKQYEAKPDCEERTLETFLTYPMFQIPRYILTLHELLAHTPHEHVERTSLDYAKSKLEELSRIMHDEVSETENIRKNLAIERMIVEGCEVLLDTSQTFVRQGSLIQVPMSEKGKITRGRLGSLSLKKEGERQCFLFSKHLIICTRGSGGKLHLTKNGVVSLIDCTLMEEPEGTDDESKSKKSGQDTEHMDFKVIVEPKDSQSFTVILVASSRQEKSAWTSDISQCIDNIRCNGLMMNAFEENSKVTVPQMIKSDTSLYCDDVDIRFSKMMNSCKVLQIRYASVERLLERLTDLRFLSIDFLNTFLHSYRVFTSADVVLDKLITIYKKPISAIPARSLELFFASSQNNKLLYGEPPKSPRASRKFSSPPPLSITKNSSPNRRRKLSLNIPIITGGKALDLAALSCSPNGYAGMHSTMSPFSKTTLDINKLYVSSTMASKIPDEGETKADGKAEEAILNKQGPNLSVREECDVDPTQSDEAETEMSPPKSPTTPKNVKSKNSEFSLFSFNNGMVVSSCRELDNNRSALSAASAFAIATAGANEGTPTKEKYRRMSLASTGFPTDQRNGDKEFVIRRAATNRVLNVLRHWVSKHSQDFELNTDLKLKVISFLEEVMHDPELLTQERKAAANIIRTLTQEDPGDNQITLEAVTQMAEGSKTEPFESHSALEIAEQLTLLDHLVFKVIPYEEFFGQGWMKNDKNERTPYIMKTTKHFNDISNLIATEILRWDDVNMRVTIMEKWVAVADICRCLHNYNAVLEITSSLNRSSIFRLKKTWLKVSKQTKTVIDKLQKLVSSEGRFKNLREALKNCDPPCVPYLGMYLTDLAFIEEGTPNYTEDSLVNFSKMRMISHIIREIRQFQQTAYKIDHQPKAVQYLLDSSAVLDEESLYEASLRIEPKTSS, encoded by the exons ATGCAGAAAGGAATGCGACTTAATGATGGCCATATCACCTATCTGGCTCTCCTGGCAAAGAAGGATGGCACGAGAAGAGGTTGCCTGAGTAAGAAAAGCTCAGATAACACAAAATGGCATGCCAAGTGGTTCGCTTTGTTGCAGAATATGTTGTTTTATTTCGAGAATGACTCGAGCTCGCGCCCCTCAGGACTATACCTGTTGGAGGGATGCGTTTGCGACAGAGCGCCGTCACCTAAACCGTCTCTATCAGCGAAGGAATGCTTAGAGAAGCAG TACTACTTCACGGTCACTTTCAACCATGACAACCAGAAGGCCCTGGAGCTAAGGACAGAGGATGTGAAGGACTGTGATGAGTGGGTGGCAGCAATAACACAGGCCAG ttacagGAACCTGGCTACTGAACATGAAACCCTCATGCAGAAGTATCTCCACCTACTCCAAAtagtggagacagagaaaacagTTGCCAAGCAACTTCGACAACAGATAGAGGACGGTGAAATTGAGATTGAGCGTTTAAAATCTGAG ATTGCTGGACTGCTCAAGGACAATGAAAAGATCCAGTCGAGCCCAGAGGTTCCCCCTAGTGATGACGACACTGAAATCAAGAAGATCAAAAAG GTCCAGAGCTTCCTGCGAGGCTGGATCTGCAGGAGGAAATGGAAGACCATCATCCAGGACTACATCCGCTCTCCCCACGCTGAGAGCATGAGGAAGAGGAACCAGGTGGTGTTCAGCATGCTGGAGGCAGAGGCCGAGTACGTCCAGCAGCTCCACATTCTGGTCAACAACTTCCTGCGGCCCCTCCGCATGGCCGCCAGCTCTAAGAAGCCACCCATCACCCACGATGATGTCAGCAGCATATTCCTTAATAG TGAGACCATCATGTTTCTCCATCAAATATTCTACCAGGGTCTAAAGGCCAGAATAGCCAGCTGGCCAACTCTTGTTCTGG CTGATCTGTTTGACATCCTGCTTCCCATGCTGAACATCTACCAGGAGTTTGTGCGTAACCACCAGTACAGCCTGCAGATCCTGGCCCACTGCAAACAGAACCGGGACTTTGACAAACTGCTCAAGCAGTATGAAGCCAAGCCTGACTGTGAGGAGAGGACCCTGGAGACTTTCCTCACCTACCCCATGTTCCAG ATACCTCGCTACATCCTGACCCTGCATGAACTCCTGGCCCATACACCCCATGAGCACGTAGAAAGGACCAGTCTGGACTATGCCAAGTCTAAACTGGAGGAACTTTCCAG GATCATGCACGATGAGGTGAGTGAGACCGAGAACATCCGGAAGAACCTGGCCATCGAGCGGATGATCGTGGAGGGctgtgaggtgctgctggacaCCAGCCAGACCTTTGTCAGACAAG gctcccTCATCCAAGTGCCCATGAGTGAGAAGGGGAAGATCACCAGAGGGAGActgggctctctgtctctgaagaaggagggagaaagacagtgtTTCCTCTTCTCCAAACATCTCATCATCTGCACCAGGGGCTCTGGAGGGAAGCTGCACCTCACTAAG AATGGAGTTGTCTCCCTCATAGACTGCACGCTGATGGAGGAGCCAGAGGGAACAGATGATGAGAGTAAGTCAAAA AAAAGTGGCCAGGATACAGAACACATGGACTTTAAGGTCATCGTGGAGCCTAAAGACAGCCAGTCCTTCACTGTCATTCTGGTTGCATCGTCACGGCAGGAAAAATCGGCCTGGACAAGTGACATCAGCCAG TGCATCGACAACATCCGTTGCAATGGGCTGATGATGAATGCGTTTGAGGAGAACAGCAAGGTTACAGTGCCCCAGATGATTAA GTCCGACACCAGCTTGTACTGCGACGACGTGGACATCCGCTTCAGTAAGATGATGAACTCCTGCAAGGTGCTGCAGATCCGCTACGCCAGCGTGGAGCGTCTGCTGGAGAGGCTGACCGACCTTCGCTTCCTCTCCATCGACTTCCTCAACACCTTCCTGCACTCCTACCGCGTGTTCACCAGCGCTGACGTGGTGCTCGACAAACTCATCACCATCTACAAGAAGCCCATCAGTGCCATACCTGCTCG gTCCCTGGAGCTGTTCTTCGCCAGCAGCCAGAACAACAAACTCCTGTACGGAGAGCCTCCCAAGTCCCCACGCGCTAGCCGCaagttctcctcccctcccccgctctccaTTACCAAGAACTCGTCGCCCAACCGTCGACGCAAGCTCTCCCTGAACATCCCCATCATCACAGGGGGCAAGGCTCTGGACCTGGCTGCGCTAAGCTGCTCCCCCAACGGCTATGCAGGCATGCACTCCACCATGTCCCCCTTCAGTAAGACCACGCTGGACATCAACAAGCTGTATGTGTCCAGCACCATGGCCAGCAAGATCCCAGACGAGGGGGAGACCAAGGCCGACGGCAAGGCAGAGGAGGCCATCTTGAACAAACAAGGTCCGA atttgTCAGTGAGGGAGGAGTGTGACGTGGATCCTACCCAGAGTGACGAGGCTGAGACTGAGATGTCACCCCCCAAGTCCCCCACTACACCCAAAAATGTAAAGTCCAAAAACTCAG agttctctctgttttctttcaACAATGGGATGGTTGTGTCATCGTGCCGGGAGCTGGACAACAACCGCAGcgctctctctgctgcctccgccTTCGCCATCGCCACCGCCGGCGCCAACGAGGGCACACCCACCAAGGAGAAGTACCGCCGCATGTCCTTGGCCAGCACAG GCTTTCCTACAGACCAGAGGAATGGGGACAAGGAGTTTGTCATCCGGAGGGCTGCCACCAACCGGGTCCTGAACGTGTTGCGCCACTGGGTGTCCAAACACTCCCAG GACTTTGAGCTCAACACTGATCTCAAGCTAAAGGTCATCAGCTTCCTGGAGGAAGTGATGCATGACCCCGAGCTCCTGACCCAGGAGAGGAAGGCTGCTGCCAACATCATCAG AACGCTGACACAGGAGGACCCGGGAGACAATCAGATCACTCTGGAGGCGGTGACCCAGATG GCTGAGGGCAGTAAGACAGAACCGTTTGAGAGCCACTCGGCCCTGGAGATTGCTGAGCAACTCACATTGCTGGACCACCTGGTCTTCAAGGTCATCCCCTACGA AGAGTTCTTCGGCCAAGGCTGGATGAAGAACGACAAGAACGAGAGGACTCCATACATCATGAAAACCACCAAGCATTTCAATGAT ATTAGTAACCTGATTGCCACTGAGATCCTGAGATGGGATGATGTGAACATGCGGGTGACGATCATGGAGAAGTGGGTGGCAGTGGCCGATATCTGTCGCTGTCTCCATAACTACAACGCGGTGTTGGAGATCACGTCCTCCCTCAACCGCAGCTCCATATTCCGTCTGAAAAAGACCTGGCTCAAGGTCTCTAAGCAG ACCAAGACAGTGATTGACAAGCTACAGAAGCTGGTGTCATCCGAGGGGAGATTTAAAAACTTGAGAGAAGCTTTAAAAAA CTGTGACCCTCCGTGTGTTCCTTACCTGGGCATGTACCTAACTGATCTGGCTTTCATCGAAGAGGGGACACCCAACTACACTGAGGACAGTCTTGTCAACTTCTCCAAGATGAGAATG ATATCTCACATTATCAGAGAGATACGTCAGTTTCAGCAAACAGCCTATAAGATTGATCATCAACCAAAG gcGGTGCAGTATTTGCTGGACAGCAGTGCTGTCTTGGATGAAGAGAGCCTATATGAAGCGTCTCTAAGAATTGAGCCCAAAACATCTTCTTGA